One window from the genome of Bubalus kerabau isolate K-KA32 ecotype Philippines breed swamp buffalo chromosome 17, PCC_UOA_SB_1v2, whole genome shotgun sequence encodes:
- the LOC129632093 gene encoding chymotrypsinogen B: MREPARGQVCLRDRPSGEETGPPGSPGQRAGARPPPGVWPRAGSCQGSGPRLWNCALFLQAAPQKAVSSGSFLSGSEDGSRGAKHRLCTEVSQGSKLLAWAGFEHPGRLLGDVVPGQLPFSQGPPSPGPIRGLRSSVWSELGLAGREIGGCGVPAIQPVLSGLSRIVNGEDAVPGSWPWQVSLQDSTGFHFCGGSLISEDWVVTAAHCGVTTSDVVVAGEFDQGSQTEDTQVLKIGKVFKNPKFSILTVRNDITLLKLATPAQFSETVSAVCLPSADEDFPAGMLCATTGWGKTKYNALKTPDKLQQAILPIVSNTDCRKYWGSRVTDVMICAGASGVSSCMGDSGGPLVCHKDGAWTLAGIVSWGSSTCSTSTPAVYARVTALMPWVQETLAAN, encoded by the exons ATGCGGGAGCCAGCCCGCGGACAGGTGTGCCTCAGGGACCGTCCCTCAGGAGAGGAGACGGGGCCGCCCGGGAGCCCGGGTCAGCGGGCGGGGGCCCGGCCGCCTCCTGGGGTTTGGCCCCGCGCGGGGTCGTGTCAGGGCTCGGGCCCGCGCCTCTGGAACTGTGCCCTCTTCCTCCAGGCGGCACCTCAGAAGGCAGTCTcctcag GGTCTTTCCTGTCTGGATCTGAGGACGGCAGCCGAGGCGCCAAGCACCGCCTCTGCACGGAAGTCAGCCAAG GCTCGAAGCTGCTTGCCTGGGCTGGTTTCGAG CACCCTGGCAGACTCCTGGGCGACGTTGTGCCAGGGCAGCTGCCCTTTTCCCAG GGGCCACCTTCG CCAGGCCCCATTCGAGGGCTGAGGAGCTCTGTCTGGAGCGAGCTGGGCCTGGCCGGGAGGGAGATCGGAG GCTGTGGAGTCCCCGCCATCCAGCCTGTGCTGAGTGGCCTCTCCAGGATCGTCAACGGGGAGGACGCCGTGCCCGGCTCCTGGCCCTGGCAGGTGTCCCTGCAG GACAGTACCGGCTTCCACTTCTGCGGGGGCTCCCTCATCAGCGAGGACTGGGTGGTCACCGCCGCCCACTGCGGAGTCAC AACCTCTGATGTGGTTGTGGCCGGGGAGTTTGATCAGGGCTCACAGACCGAGGACACCCAGGTCCTGAAGATTGGCAAG GTTTTCAAGAACCCCAAGTTCAGCATTCTCACGGTCCGCAATGACATCACCCTGCTGAAGCTGGCCACGCCCGCGCAGTTCTCAGAGACTGTGTCGGCCGTGTGCCTGCCCAGTGCCGACGAGGACTTCCCCGCTGGGATGCTGTGCGCCACCACGGGCTGGGGCAAGACCAAGTACAACG CCCTCAAGACCCCTGACAAGCTGCAGCAGGCCATCCTGCCCATCGTGTCCAACACCGACTGCAGGAAGTACTGGGGCAGCAGGGTCACCGACGTGATGATCTGTGCGGGGGCCAGCGGCGTCTCCTCCTGCATG GGCGACTCTGGCGGCCCCCTGGTCTGCCACAAGGATGGAGCCTGGACCCTGGCGGGCATCGTGTCCTGGGGCAGCAGCACGTGCTCCACGTCCACGCCCGCCGTGTACGCCCGCGTCACTGCACTTATGCCGTgggtgcaggagaccctggctgcCAACTGA
- the LOC129632034 gene encoding chymotrypsinogen A — protein MNFLWLLSCCALLGTAFGCGVPAIQPVLSSLSRIVNGEEAVPGSWPWQVSLQDRTGFHFCGGSLINEKWVVTAAHCGVTTSDVVVAGEFDQGSSSENIQKLKIAKVFKNSNYNSLTINNDITLLKLSTAASFSQTVSAVCLPSASDNFAAGTICVTTGWGLTRYTNANTPDRLQQASLPLLSNTNCKKYWGTKIKDAMICAGASGVSSCMGDSGGPLVCKKNGAWTLVGIVSWGSSTCSTSTPGVYARVTALVNWVQQILAAN, from the exons ATGAACTTCCTCTGGCTTCTCTCCTGCTGCGCCCTCCTGGGCACAGCCTTTG GCTGCGGGGTCCCCGCCATCCAACCTGTGCTGAGCAGCCTCTCCAGGATCGTCAATGGGGAAGAAGCTGTCCCTGGCTCCTGGCCCTGGCAGGTGTCCCTGCAG GACAGGACCGGCTTCCACTTCTGCGGGGGCTCCCTCATCAACGAGAAATGGGTGGTCACCGCCGCCCACTGCGGTGTCAC AACCTCCGATGTGGTCGTGGCTGGGGAGTTTGACCAAGGCTCAAGCTCTGAGAACATCCAGAAGCTGAAGATTGCCAAG GTTTTCAAGAACTCCAACTACAACTCGTTAACCATCAACAATGACATCACCCTGCTGAAACTGTCCACGGCTGCAAGCTTCTCCCAGACTGTGTCCGCCGTGTGCCTGCCCAGTGCCAGCGACAACTTCGCTGCCGGGACGATTTGCGTCACCACAGGCTGGGGCCTGACCCGATACACCA ATGCCAACACCCCTGACCGGCTGCAGCAGGCGTCCCTGCCcctcctgtccaacaccaactgcAAAAAATACTGGGGCACTAAGATCAAAGACGCCATGATCTGTGCGGGCGCCAGCGGTGTCTCCTCCTGCATG GGCGACTCTGGCGGCCCCCTGGTCTGCAAGAAGAACGGAGCCTGGACCCTGGTGGGCATCGTGTCCTGGGGCAGCAGCACGTGCTCCACGTCCACCCCTGGCGTGTACGCCCGCGTCACTGCTCTCGTCAACTGGGTGCAGCAGATCCTGGCCGCCAACTGA
- the LOC129632094 gene encoding chymotrypsinogen B-like has product MALLWVVLGFFLFGSSFGCGVPAIDPVLSGLSRIVNGEDAVPGSWPWQVSLQTSSGFHFCGGSLISEDWVVTAAHCGVRKGHLVVAGVSDQGSEEEAGQVLRVAEVFEHPQWDLRAVRNDVALLKLAAPARLSAAVAPVCLPSADTSFPTGSLCAVTGWGKTRYNAFDTPDKLQQATLPILSNADCREFWGSKITDVMICAGASGISSCMGDSGGPLVCQKDGAWTLAGIVSWGSSRCSPFLPGVYARVTKFIPWILEVLEAN; this is encoded by the exons ATGGCCCTTCTCTGGGTTGTCCTTGGCTTCTTCCTCTTTGGCAGCAGCTTCG GTTGCGGGGTCCCCGCCATCGACCCTGTGCTGAGCGGCCTCTCCAGGATTGTCAATGGGGAGGACGCCGTGCCCGGCTCCTGGCCCTGGCAGGTGTCCCTGCAG ACCAGCTCCGGCTTCCACTTCTGCGGGGGCTCCCTCATCAGTGAGGACTGGGTGGTCACCGCCGCCCACTGTGGGGTCAG GAAGGGTCACCTCGTGGTGGCCGGGGTGTCCGACCAGGGCTCTGAGGAGGAGGCTGGCCAGGTGCTGAGGGTCGCCGAG GTCTTCGAACACCCACAGTGGGACCTGCGCGCCGTGCGCAACGACGTGGCCCTGCTGAAGCTGGCGGCACCCGCCCGCCTCTCCGCAGCCGTGGCCCCCGTCTGCCTGCCCAGCGCCGACACCAGCTTCCCCACGGGCTCCCTGTGCGCCGTCACCGGCTGGGGCAAGACCCGGTACAACG CCTTCGATACCCCTGACAAGCTGCAGCAGGCCACCCTGCCCATCCTGTCTAATGCCGACTGCAGAGAGTTCTGGGGCAGCAAGATCACCGACGTGATGATCTGTGCGGGGGCCAGCGGCATCTCCTCCTGCATG GGCGACTCAGGCGGCCCCCTGGTCTGCCAGAAGGACGGAGCCTGGACCCTGGCAGGCATCGTGTCCTGGGGCAGCAGCCGGTGTAGCCCATTCTTACCTGGTGTGTATGCCCGGGTCACCAAGTTCATTCCCTGGATTCTTGAAGTTCTGGAGGCCAACTGA
- the BCAR1 gene encoding breast cancer anti-estrogen resistance protein 1 isoform X2, with product MSVPNVLAKALYDNVAESPDELSFRKGDIMTVLERDTQGLGGWWLCSLHGRQGIVPGNRLKILVGMHDKKPAAPSPPQPSLLAPAAPYTPMLSATFPPQPDGVYLVPTPSKTQQGLYQAPGPSPQFQSPPAKQTSAFSKQMPHHPFPSPAPDLYQVPPGPGSPAQDVYQVPPSMDARHWEGTKPPAKVVVPTRVGQGYVFEAPPPEQDEYDIPRHLLAPGPQDIYDVPPVRGLLPGQCSQEVYDTPPMAVKGPNGRDPSLDVYDVPPSVEKGLPPASHHAVYDVPPSVSKDVPDGPLLREETYDVPPAFTKAKPFDPTRHPLVLAVPPPDSPPAEDVYDVPPPAPDLYDVPPGLRRPSPSALYDVPRERLLPPEAAGSGTADAGVYSVPPAAEREAPADAKRLSASSTGSTRSSQSASSLEAAVPGREPLELEVAVEALARLQQGVSATVAHLLDLAGSVGGCGGRRGPPEPQEPPAVDLRAAVAAVHAAVHELLEFARSAVGNATHTSDRTLHAKLTRQLQKMEDVYQTLVAHGQALDSSRGGLGATPEDLDRLVACSRAVPEDAKQLASFLHGNASLLFRRTKASVPGPEGGGPLHPNPTDKASSIQSRPLPSPPKFTSQDSPDGQYENSEGGWMEDYDYVHLQGKEEFEKTQKELLEKGNIMRQGKGQLELQQLKQFERLEQEVSRPIEHDLASWTPAQAAMPGRPGGLGPSDRQLLLFYLEQCEANLTTLTNAVDAFFTAVATNQPPKIFVAHSKFVILSAHKLVFIGDTLSRQAQAADVRSQVTHYSNLLCELLRGIVATTKAAALQYPSPAAAQDMVDRVKELGHSTQQFRRVLGQLAAA from the exons AACGTGCTGGCCAAAGCCCTCTACGACAATGTGGCCGAGTCCCCGGACGAGCTCTCCTTCCGCAAGGGCGACATCATGACGGTGCTGGAGCGGGACACACAGGGCCTAGGCGGCTGGTGGCTCTGTTCGCTCCACGGCCGGCAAGGCATCGTGCCCGGGAACCGCCTCAAGATCCTGGTGGGCATGCATGACAAGAAGCCGGCGGCACCCAGTCcgccccagcccagcctcctggCCCCCGCGGCCCCGTACACGCCCATGCTGTCAGCCACCTTCCCGCCCCAGCCGGACGGCGTCTACCTGGTGCCCACCCCCAGCAAGACTCAGCAAGGCCTCTACCAGGCCCCCGGGCCTAGCCCCCAGTTCCAGTCCCCGCCGGCCAAGCAGACCTCCGCCTTCTCCAAGCAGATGCCTCATCACCCgttccccagcccagcccccgaCCTCTACCAGGTGCCCCCGGGGCCGGGCAGCCCCGCCCAGGACGTCTACCAGGTGCCGCCCTCCATGGACGCACGGCACTGGGAGGGGACGAAGCCACCAGCCAAG GTGGTGGTGCCCACCCGCGTGGGGCAGGGCTACGTGTTTGAGGCCCCCCCACCGGAGCAGGACGAGTATGACATCCCGCGCCACCTGCTGGCCCCCGGGCCCCAGGACATCTACGATGTGCCCCCCGTGCGTGGGCTGCTGCCCGGCCAGTGCAGCCAGGAG GTATACGACACGCCCCCCATGGCTGTCAAGGGTCCCAACGGCCGGGACCCCTCGCTGGACGTGTACGATGTGCCCCCCAGTGTGGAGAAGGGCCTGCCGCCGGCCAGCCACCACGCG GTGTACGATGTCCCTCCCTCGGTGAGCAAGGACGTGCCCGACGGCCCCCTGCTGCGTGAGGAGACCTACGACGTGCCCCCCGCCTTCACCAAGGCCAAGCCCTTCGACCCGACCCGCCACCCTCTGGTCCTGGCCGTGCCCCCTCCGGACTCCCCGCCGGCCGAGGACGTGTATGACGTGCCGCCCCCGGCCCCCGACCTCTACGACGTGCCCCCAGGCTTGCGGCGGCCCAGCCCCAGTGCCCTCTACGACGTGCCCCGGGAGCGGCTCCTGCCCCCCGAGGCGGCTGGCAGTGGCACAGCGGATGCGGGCGTGTACTCGGTGCCCCCTGCAGCCGAGCGGGAGGCCCCGGCCGATGCCAAGCGCCTGTCGGCCTCGAGCACCGGCAGCACCCGCAGCAGCCAGTCGGCCTCCTCCCTGGAGGCAGCGGTGCCGGGCCGTGAACCCCTTGAGCTGGAGGTGGCCGTGGAGGCCCTGGCCCGCCTGCAGCAGGGCGTGAGTGCCACCGTGGCCCACCTCTTGGACCTGGCAGGCAGTGTAGGTGGGTGCGGGGGCCGGCGCGGGCCCCCTGAGCCTCAGGAGCCTCCAGCAGTGGACCTGCGGGCCGCCGTGGCCGCCGTCCACGCAGCCGTCCACGAGCTGCTAGAGTTTGCCCGCAGCGCGGTGGGCAACGCCACACACACCTCCGACCGCACACTGCATGCCAAGCTGACCCGGCAGCTGCAGAAGATGGAGGACGTGTACCAGACGCTGGTGGCCCATGGCCAGGCCCTCGACAGCAGCCGCGGAGGCCTGGGGGCCACCCCCGAAGACCTAGACCGCCTGGTGGCCTGCTCGCGGGCAGTGCCCGAGGACGCCAAGCAGCTGGCCTCCTTCCTGCACGGCAACGCCTCACTGCTCTTCAGACGGACCAAGGCCTCTGTCCCAGGGCCGGAGGGGGGTGGCCCCCTGCACCCCAACCCCACTGACAAGGCCAGCAGCATCCAGTCCCGGCCCCTGCCCTCGCCCCCCAAGTTCACCTCCCAGGACTCTCCTGATGGGCAGTACGAGAACAGCGAGGGGGGCTGGATGGAGGACTATGACTACGTGCACCTGCAG GGGAAGGAAGAGTTCGAGAAGACCCAGAAGGAGCTGCTGGAAAAGGGCAACATCATGCGGCAGGGGAAGGGCCAGCTGGAGCTGCAGCAG CTGAAGCAGTTCGAGCGGCTGGAGCAAGAGGTGTCGCGGCCCATAGAGCATGACCTGGCCAGCTGGACGCCGGCTCAGGCTGCGATGCCGGGGCGGCCAGGTGGCCTGGGGCCTTCAGACCGGCAGCTGCTGCTCTTCTACCTGGAGCAGTGCGAGGCCAACCTGACCACGCTGACCAACGCCGTGGACGCCTTCTTCACCGCCGTGGCCACCAACCAGCCACCCAAGATCTTTGTGGCACACAGCAAGTTTGTCATCCTCAGTGCTCACAAGCTGGTGTTCATCGGGGACACGCTGTCGCGGCAGGCCCAGGCGGCCGACGTGCGCAGCCAGGTGACCCACTACAGCAACCTGCTGTGCGAGCTGCTGCGCGGCATCGTGGCCACCACCAAGGCTGCTGCCCTGCAGTACCCGTCGCCCGCCGCCGCCCAGGACATGGTGGACCGGGTCAAGGAGCTGGGCCACAGCACCCAGCAGTTCCGCCGCGTCCTGGGCCAGCTGGCCGCCGCCTGA
- the BCAR1 gene encoding breast cancer anti-estrogen resistance protein 1 isoform X1, protein MNYLNVLAKALYDNVAESPDELSFRKGDIMTVLERDTQGLGGWWLCSLHGRQGIVPGNRLKILVGMHDKKPAAPSPPQPSLLAPAAPYTPMLSATFPPQPDGVYLVPTPSKTQQGLYQAPGPSPQFQSPPAKQTSAFSKQMPHHPFPSPAPDLYQVPPGPGSPAQDVYQVPPSMDARHWEGTKPPAKVVVPTRVGQGYVFEAPPPEQDEYDIPRHLLAPGPQDIYDVPPVRGLLPGQCSQEVYDTPPMAVKGPNGRDPSLDVYDVPPSVEKGLPPASHHAVYDVPPSVSKDVPDGPLLREETYDVPPAFTKAKPFDPTRHPLVLAVPPPDSPPAEDVYDVPPPAPDLYDVPPGLRRPSPSALYDVPRERLLPPEAAGSGTADAGVYSVPPAAEREAPADAKRLSASSTGSTRSSQSASSLEAAVPGREPLELEVAVEALARLQQGVSATVAHLLDLAGSVGGCGGRRGPPEPQEPPAVDLRAAVAAVHAAVHELLEFARSAVGNATHTSDRTLHAKLTRQLQKMEDVYQTLVAHGQALDSSRGGLGATPEDLDRLVACSRAVPEDAKQLASFLHGNASLLFRRTKASVPGPEGGGPLHPNPTDKASSIQSRPLPSPPKFTSQDSPDGQYENSEGGWMEDYDYVHLQGKEEFEKTQKELLEKGNIMRQGKGQLELQQLKQFERLEQEVSRPIEHDLASWTPAQAAMPGRPGGLGPSDRQLLLFYLEQCEANLTTLTNAVDAFFTAVATNQPPKIFVAHSKFVILSAHKLVFIGDTLSRQAQAADVRSQVTHYSNLLCELLRGIVATTKAAALQYPSPAAAQDMVDRVKELGHSTQQFRRVLGQLAAA, encoded by the exons AACGTGCTGGCCAAAGCCCTCTACGACAATGTGGCCGAGTCCCCGGACGAGCTCTCCTTCCGCAAGGGCGACATCATGACGGTGCTGGAGCGGGACACACAGGGCCTAGGCGGCTGGTGGCTCTGTTCGCTCCACGGCCGGCAAGGCATCGTGCCCGGGAACCGCCTCAAGATCCTGGTGGGCATGCATGACAAGAAGCCGGCGGCACCCAGTCcgccccagcccagcctcctggCCCCCGCGGCCCCGTACACGCCCATGCTGTCAGCCACCTTCCCGCCCCAGCCGGACGGCGTCTACCTGGTGCCCACCCCCAGCAAGACTCAGCAAGGCCTCTACCAGGCCCCCGGGCCTAGCCCCCAGTTCCAGTCCCCGCCGGCCAAGCAGACCTCCGCCTTCTCCAAGCAGATGCCTCATCACCCgttccccagcccagcccccgaCCTCTACCAGGTGCCCCCGGGGCCGGGCAGCCCCGCCCAGGACGTCTACCAGGTGCCGCCCTCCATGGACGCACGGCACTGGGAGGGGACGAAGCCACCAGCCAAG GTGGTGGTGCCCACCCGCGTGGGGCAGGGCTACGTGTTTGAGGCCCCCCCACCGGAGCAGGACGAGTATGACATCCCGCGCCACCTGCTGGCCCCCGGGCCCCAGGACATCTACGATGTGCCCCCCGTGCGTGGGCTGCTGCCCGGCCAGTGCAGCCAGGAG GTATACGACACGCCCCCCATGGCTGTCAAGGGTCCCAACGGCCGGGACCCCTCGCTGGACGTGTACGATGTGCCCCCCAGTGTGGAGAAGGGCCTGCCGCCGGCCAGCCACCACGCG GTGTACGATGTCCCTCCCTCGGTGAGCAAGGACGTGCCCGACGGCCCCCTGCTGCGTGAGGAGACCTACGACGTGCCCCCCGCCTTCACCAAGGCCAAGCCCTTCGACCCGACCCGCCACCCTCTGGTCCTGGCCGTGCCCCCTCCGGACTCCCCGCCGGCCGAGGACGTGTATGACGTGCCGCCCCCGGCCCCCGACCTCTACGACGTGCCCCCAGGCTTGCGGCGGCCCAGCCCCAGTGCCCTCTACGACGTGCCCCGGGAGCGGCTCCTGCCCCCCGAGGCGGCTGGCAGTGGCACAGCGGATGCGGGCGTGTACTCGGTGCCCCCTGCAGCCGAGCGGGAGGCCCCGGCCGATGCCAAGCGCCTGTCGGCCTCGAGCACCGGCAGCACCCGCAGCAGCCAGTCGGCCTCCTCCCTGGAGGCAGCGGTGCCGGGCCGTGAACCCCTTGAGCTGGAGGTGGCCGTGGAGGCCCTGGCCCGCCTGCAGCAGGGCGTGAGTGCCACCGTGGCCCACCTCTTGGACCTGGCAGGCAGTGTAGGTGGGTGCGGGGGCCGGCGCGGGCCCCCTGAGCCTCAGGAGCCTCCAGCAGTGGACCTGCGGGCCGCCGTGGCCGCCGTCCACGCAGCCGTCCACGAGCTGCTAGAGTTTGCCCGCAGCGCGGTGGGCAACGCCACACACACCTCCGACCGCACACTGCATGCCAAGCTGACCCGGCAGCTGCAGAAGATGGAGGACGTGTACCAGACGCTGGTGGCCCATGGCCAGGCCCTCGACAGCAGCCGCGGAGGCCTGGGGGCCACCCCCGAAGACCTAGACCGCCTGGTGGCCTGCTCGCGGGCAGTGCCCGAGGACGCCAAGCAGCTGGCCTCCTTCCTGCACGGCAACGCCTCACTGCTCTTCAGACGGACCAAGGCCTCTGTCCCAGGGCCGGAGGGGGGTGGCCCCCTGCACCCCAACCCCACTGACAAGGCCAGCAGCATCCAGTCCCGGCCCCTGCCCTCGCCCCCCAAGTTCACCTCCCAGGACTCTCCTGATGGGCAGTACGAGAACAGCGAGGGGGGCTGGATGGAGGACTATGACTACGTGCACCTGCAG GGGAAGGAAGAGTTCGAGAAGACCCAGAAGGAGCTGCTGGAAAAGGGCAACATCATGCGGCAGGGGAAGGGCCAGCTGGAGCTGCAGCAG CTGAAGCAGTTCGAGCGGCTGGAGCAAGAGGTGTCGCGGCCCATAGAGCATGACCTGGCCAGCTGGACGCCGGCTCAGGCTGCGATGCCGGGGCGGCCAGGTGGCCTGGGGCCTTCAGACCGGCAGCTGCTGCTCTTCTACCTGGAGCAGTGCGAGGCCAACCTGACCACGCTGACCAACGCCGTGGACGCCTTCTTCACCGCCGTGGCCACCAACCAGCCACCCAAGATCTTTGTGGCACACAGCAAGTTTGTCATCCTCAGTGCTCACAAGCTGGTGTTCATCGGGGACACGCTGTCGCGGCAGGCCCAGGCGGCCGACGTGCGCAGCCAGGTGACCCACTACAGCAACCTGCTGTGCGAGCTGCTGCGCGGCATCGTGGCCACCACCAAGGCTGCTGCCCTGCAGTACCCGTCGCCCGCCGCCGCCCAGGACATGGTGGACCGGGTCAAGGAGCTGGGCCACAGCACCCAGCAGTTCCGCCGCGTCCTGGGCCAGCTGGCCGCCGCCTGA